The window CTGGCTAACACCAAGCGTATCTTTCAAAGGAACTAGCTCAAAACCTTTCAAAGTCCTTCCTACTAATTGATTTACTAGGGATTAAAAACTTCACCAAATTGTATTAACCCTAATCTAAATTTTAGGTAAATGAATTTGTTAAACCCGAAATATGTAATAGACAATCTACTACATGCTGAAATTGCTTCAAATTCAGCCACTTTATGGTAGCTTTCAATTTAACCAAAGCGGAGCTACGTTAATATCCCCAAACAACATGATTTTCTTGCAATTGCAAGACTTCCTTTAATCACGGTTCAAGCTTCACCCCTGACTATTGGCAGGACGGGGAAATCCTATTACATAATCTGGGCTAAAACAATGTCGGTAAAAATTTATTTAAGGGGAAAGTGAATTCCTTTTTCTGTTTAAAAACAGAATTCAGTATAAAAATAAACAACATTTTTAATTATTCAAAATGGCTTTTAATGTATTTTTCTTGCTTTAATATTTAAATAAATGTAATTTTAAATGAAATTAAAACTTTAATCTTACACTTCTGTTTCTTCCAAATTTAATTAAACCTGAAAATTTTATTTATAAAATTATTGATTGATAACGGTAAGTATAATTCCTCATTGTTTTCAATAGCTACTAATAAGAATTTGTAAATGGAACGAATCCCCCAATCACCCCCTAAAATTCAACCAATCTCCCTCAATATTGATCGACCACTTTGGTCGGTAATGATCCCGGTTTATAACTGTTCTGAATTCATAACAGACGCATTAAACAGTATTTTGATCCAAGATTTAGGAGAAAATCTTATGCAAATTGAAGTTATTGACGATTGCAGCACAGATGCAGACGTCGAAAGCTTGGTTAAAAAAGTTGGAGGAGAGAGGGTGATGTATTACAGGCAACAAAAAAATGTTGGTAGTTTGAGGAACTTTGAAACATGTATCAATAGGGCAAAAGGAAAATTGGTTCACATTCTTCACGGAGACGATCGGGTAAAGTCAGGGTTTTATGATAAAATTTCAAATTTATTTAAAATCCACCCAGAAGCAGGGGCTGCCTTTTGTCGATACCATTTTATTGACGAAAATGGAGAAATTAAGAAAGAAGGAAAATATAACCATAATAGAGAAGGGTTATTAAAGGATGCATTATTCGTAATGTCAGCCGAACAACCTACCCAATATGTTGCAACGGTGGTTAAACGAGAGGTTTATGAAAAATTAGGAAGTTTTTATGGAGTAGTTTTCGGAGAAGATTGGGAAATGTGGGTTAGAATTGCAAAAAATTATCCTATTGCCTATACTCCTTCCATATTAGCGGACTATAGAAGACATATTGGTTCTATATCCTATCCAGAAAAAGAAACTGGACAAAATGTAATTGACCTCGGCATTACTATTTTGAATATTGAGAAACAACTTCCTGAAGACATGAGGCACATAATGAGGGATCAAAAACTAGCCTGCAAAAAATCCTTTATAAAAAGTGCTAACCTAATTTGGCAACAAATCAGTGATAGAAAAAAAGCGAATCAACTAATAAAAAAAGCCATATCAATTAAAACTAGTGACCGCAATTTCTATTTTTTACTATTCAAGTTTTACCTAAAAGTTATATTTAATATAAAGAAAAAAAATGTGGTCCATTCAAATTATTTTTCAAAGAAAATTAGTCCCCCAAAACTTTAATCCGACTCAAGTGCTGCCAATTAAAAGGCCTACCTTTCGAGTAATTCCGAAAATAAACAGACGATAATGGAAAAGTGGACTTTAATAATAAAACCTAAAACCTCTTGGTTTGATCTCCATCTTAAGGACATATGGACTTATCGTGATTTATTACTAATGTTTGTAAAAAGAGATTTTATTGCGGTTTATAAACAAACAATACTTGGCCCTTTGTGGTTTCTTATTCAACCTCTACTTACTACCATAATGTTCATTTTGGTATTTGATAAAGTAGCTAATATACCTACTGACAGTGCTCCTCCAGCCTTGTTTTACCTATCTGGTCTTGTAATTTGGAACTATTTTTCATCTTGTTTAAACAAAACCTCTGTAACCTTCACTGCAAACGCTGGAATATTTGGGAAGGTTTATTTCCCTAGGTTAATTATACCATTATCCAATGTTGTGTCAGCCTTGATCGGTTTTGCAATCCAACTATTACTACTTCTTATTCTTATTGCTTATTATGTTTGGTTTTTAGACAGTAATATCCAATTAAATACCTACCTGATATTTATTCCATTTTTACTATTATTGGTAGCCGCATTGGGGTTAGGTGTTGGAATTATTATATCTTCATTGACTACCAAATACAGAGACATGATTCACCTCGTTACTTTTGGAACTCAACTATTAATGTATGCAACCCCCGTAATTTATCCATTATCATTTTTTGAGGGCAAGTATAGGCTATTTATTCTGGCTAATCCCTTGACCCCAATTATTGAGTTATTTCGATATTCACTTTTGGGGGTCGGGGAGTTCCACCTATGGCACTTACTTTACAGTACTTCGATTACTTTCTTATCACTTCTTATTGGCGTATTAATTTTCAATAGAATTGAAAAAAGCTTTATGGACGTCGTTTAATTTTATTGTATGTCAGACACTGTTATAAGTATAGAGGGTTTAGGTAAAAAGTACAGATTAGGTGTTATTGGCACCGGAAGGCTTAGTCAGGATTTAACTCAATGGTGGGCAAAAATAAGGGGGAAGGAAGATCCTTTTAAAAGTGTTGAACAAGAAAACTTTAAACCCACCCAATTTGGAGACTTTTGGGCACTAAAGGACATTTGCTTTAATGTTAAACGAGGAGAAGTCTTAGGAATTATAGGGAAAAATGGAGCAGGAAAATCAACGCTTCTGAAGATCCTTTCAAGGGTAACTTCCCCTACAACTGGTATAATAAAAGCAAAGGGTAGAATAGCTAGTTTATTGGAAGTAGGCACAGGTTTTCATCCTGAATTAACCGGAAGAGAAAATATTTATCTGAATGGTGCGATATTGGGAATGACCAAAGCTGAAATTAGAGGAAAAATCGATGAAATAATTAGCTTTTCAGGGGTTGAAAAACACATCGACACCCCAGTAAAGCGATATAGTAGCGGAATGTATGTTCGGTTAGCTTTCGCTGTAGCGGCTCATTTGGAACCTGAAATTCTTATTGTGGATGAAGTATTAGCTGTTGGAGATGCTGAATTTCAAAAAAAATGTTTAGGAAAACTAGGACAAGTAAGCAAAGAAGGAAGAACAATCCTTTTTGTTAGTCATAACATGGGGGCTGTTCAAGCTCTATGTAACAGAGCCATATTATTACAAGACGGAAATTTGACAATGGATGGTCCCACAAATGCAACAATATCTACCTATAGTGAGATCGCTTATAATCAATCGAAAGCAGTATGGATTTATGAGCCTGAAAAAGCAGTAATTGGAAAATATGGTGTCAGAATAAAGGCTGTAAGGGTTTTAGATCAGTTTCATCAAGTATGTAATATTTTAAATGATAATGATCCGTTTTACATTGAAATAGAATTTCAAACCAACCAACACGGTAATCAACTTACGAGTAATATTCAGTTGTTTTCCGAAAGTGGAATATTGATCCTATCCTCAGGAAACTGGCCATCTACCACCTTGGGTGTAGACAAATTTTCAAATGTAAATCTGAACGTAGGAACTTACCGGTCAAGAGTCAAAATTCCAAAGTACTTTTTAAATGAAGGCGGGTATTATATCAATGCTTTAATCAATCGGGAAGCAGCTACAAGTATTGCATTTATAGAAGAAGCTGTTTCTTTCACTATTGTCGATTCTGGAAATATGAGAAAAGAATATACCGATTATATAGGGGGGGTAGTTCGTCCAAAGTTCGAATGGAACACTGAATTACTAGAAACTAATTAAACAAATATGCATTTAATTGGTATAGAAAAATGTTAGCTAAAAATCCTTTTCCCGATAATAAAAAATCAGAATGGCATGCGAACAAATTGCTTGTAACTGTGATTACTTGTTTTTTAAACGAAGAAAATCACCTTGAAGAAGCTATTAAAAGTGTATTATGCCAAAAATACAGCAACTGGGAACTAATATTAGTTGATGATGGATCAACAGATAATAGTACATTAATAGCTAAGGTCTTTGCCCAAAATTATTCACAGATAAAATATCATGAACACCCCGGACATAGTAATAAAGGCTTAAGTGCTAGTAGAAATTTAGGAATCAGTTTAGCAAAGGGGGAATTAATTGCATTTTTAGATGGTGATGATGTATGGCTACCTGATTTTTTAGCTACAAGTGTTCGCATCAAAACAAATAATTCGATCCCCTTATATTGTGAAGCCACTAATTATTGGAAGAGTTGGGATCATTCTAACTCCAAAGACATTACCATTCCGGTAGGGGCCAATCAGGACCATTTACATGAGCCGCCAAATTTGATTTTTAAATTGTACCCATTAGGTACAGGTGCTGCCCCTTGCATGTGTAGTATATTAGTTGACAAAAATACTTTAATAAAACATGGAGGATTTGACAAAAACTTCAGAGGGATGTATGAGGATCAAATTTTTTTGTCGAAATTTTACCTTAATGAAAAGGTCTACATCTCTTCAAACTGTAACAATGTATATCGCCAAAGGCAAGACTCTATGGTCAATACCTCTCACACTCAAGGCACCTACCCTATACACAGGTATTCTTTTCTTATTTGGTTAGAAAAATACCAAAAATCAATTCCGACCCCCCCTGTAAAATTAGGCCAAAGTATTAAGCGGGCAAAATTCCATGTAAAACACCCCGTATTACATCAACAAACAACCTATTTTAAAAGGTGTAGAAAAAGGATAATAAAGCTATTAAACAAAGGCGGTTTAGAGATATTCAATCAAATGTTAAAAAAATTGAAATAGCCTCGGTTCCTTAACCAAATTTCACCACAGTAACATATGAAAACTTTATAAAAATGAATTCATCCTTGGTTACAATAATTATCCCATGTTTTAATCATGGAAAATATCTTCCTGATGCAATAGATAGTTGTTTGAACCAAACTTATTCCGAGATTGAAATTATTATTGTAGATGATGGATCAACTGATAATACCTGTGAGGTTACAAAAAGTTATCCTAGTGTAACTTACCTATACCAAAAAAATCAAGGTTTGTCATCAGCCAGAAACACGGGAATAAAGCACAGTAATGGGGCATTTTTAGTTTTTTTGGACGCAGATGATTTACTTTTGCACGATGCCATCGCCTATAATATTGAATACTTGAAAAAAGAGACCAAACTGGCATTTGTTTCAGGAGCTCATCAAGTCAGTACAATAGATAATATAAAAATAAAAACAATCAATGAAAGTGTTGTATTCGATCACTTCCAAACCCTATTAAGAAAGAATTATATTGGGATGCATGCCACAGTAATGTTCAGAAGGGAGGCCTTTGATGAAGTCTTGTACGACACCACTTTAAAAGCATGTGAAGATTATGACATTTATTTAAAAATAGCGAAAAAACACCCAATCGCACACCACAATAAAGTATTGTCTGTTTATAGGAGGCATCAAGAGAACATGTCCAATAATATACCTTTTATGCTTTCAACTGTTTTGAAAGTTTTAAACCGGCAAAAGCACAATTTATCAAAAAAAGATGACCTTTTGGCTTTACAAGAAGGTAAGCAAAACTTCACAAAATATTATCACAAATTACTTTTTGATCAATATAAAAACTGCACCAATCCATTCGAGTATATATTATTTTTATTTGACACCAATTTCATTAAAATAATTTATAAAAGATTTAAAGTGAAACTCATGGGTAGATTTAAAAACTACAAATTCTTAAAAAATATAATACCCCTAAAAGGTAAACGCATATTGTTCAATTTGGGTTTTCACAAAGGGTTTCTGCCACCAATAAAAAAAGTGAAATCAGGTGATTTTGATCGATTAAGTCCATTTAGTAAAAATTTCGGCTATGATAGAGGAGGTCCAATTGATCGATATTATATAGAGAAATTTTTGGAAGAAGCTTCTGATATGATCTATGGGAGAATCCTAGAAATCGGAGACAATGATTATACCCTACGCTTTGGAAAAGAGAAGGTCAAAACTAGTGAAATTCTTCACATTAATGAATCAAACCCCAAGGCCACCATCATCGGAGACTTAAGTGACGCCCCGCAAATCGAAGACAATAGCTTTGATTGTATCTTGTTAACACAAACCCTTCATTTAGTTTACGATTATCAAGCGGTAATTAAAACATGTCATAGAATATTGAAACCGGGAGGAGCCTTATTATTGACTGTCCCGGGGATTACACCAATTGATTATGGGGAATGGGGTTACACGTGGTATTGGTCTTTTACGGGACAGGCAATGAAAAAAATGATGGCTGAGTATTTCTCAAAAAGTCATTCAAAAATAAACACTTATGGGAATGTATATGCTGCAACCGCCTTTCTTTACGGCATGGGACTACCCGAAATCAAAAAGGAAATGTTGGATTTCCATGACCCTAGAATGCAAGTAATTGTAACTGTCAAGGCTATAAAAGAAAAATAATGAAAATAAAAAAATGGATAAAAAGGCAGTGGAAGCAATTTAACACTTCTCCTCCAGTATTGGTTTTAATGTACCATAGAGTTATTAACCTTGAGTTAGACCCGTGGAATTTAGCTGTAAGTCCTCAGAATTTTGAGCAACATTTAGAGATTTTAAAAGCCAATAAATTAGTTCGTCCTCTTTCTCACATTAATAAACTCATTCAAAACAAAAACAATACTCATCCAAGCCTATTTATCACGTTTGATGATGGGTATATGGATAATTTTTTAAATGCCAAACCAATTCTTGAAGCATATGATTTACCAGCAACATTTTTTATTTCTACCAAGCAAATAGGAACAAGCCAAACCTTCTGGTGGGATGAGCTTACAGATTTAATACTTAATAGCCCCGTATTACCCAAGGATTTGGATTTAAACTTTACACATTCTTTTTTTTCGTTTGACCTTAAAAATGATAGGATATTAACTGAGAAATTAAGGAATTTACACAAAACTTGGAATGCTACCTTACCTCCCCCAAGTTTAAGAGCTCAGTTATATGTAGACCTCTGGGGATATCTGAGTAACTTGGAATACCATGAGCAACAACAAATAATGGGACAACTAAGGGAATGGGCCGGGAAATACAGTGAAGATTTTGAAATGAATAATATTTCCATGGAAAAATCACAACTTCAATCTTTATCTTTCAATCCATTATTTCAAATAGGAGCACATACAAATAGCCATCCGTTATTACCTCGATTAAATAAGGAAGAACAGAAAAAAGAAATTTATGAAAGCAAACAATTTCTTGAATCAATGAGCAATTTATCAATTGATTCATTTGCTTACCCATCAGGAAAATTTGATCAAAACACTTTAGAAATATTGAAATCACAGGGATTTAAGACTGCTTTCACAACTAACCCAAGACTAGTCAAGCCTACAACAGACCCCTTATTAATTGGTAGGTATCAGGTAAACAATTGGACAGGTAAAGAATTTAAACAGCAATTATCAAAATGGATGTCATGATCCCGCATCCCTTAAAAGGTGAATTTTAATTACCATATTTTTTATAATAAAAGAAAACACCTGCAAAAATCCCCATAATTTCATTACGGATAAACTTAAAATTCCGTCCTTTACCTCTCCAAATTTTCATGACTTTTTTTAAATAATACTTTGGAAGTTTTAAAAAAACATACTTTCTGTATCCAGCATTCTTATTTTGGGTTTGTTGGACTAATGCAGCAACCACATGTCCTTTCATATATTGAAAAATCTGAGATTTTAGTTCTGAAATTTTATAACGATGTTTGTGAAAAACCACAGCCAATGGCCTGTATTCCATTTCATAATTATTGTTTAATATCCTAAACCACATTTCAGAATCTTCACTGCATCCAGATGCTCCGGCTCCTAATTTTTCATCAAAATACCCAAGTGTATTGAACACATCTTTCCTAAAAGCCATATTGGCACCAGCTCCTATATCCCAAACAGGAGGACCTATGGAAAGATATTCTCCCCAATACTTAGCATTATATTCAGTATTTACATATCCTTTATTAAAGCTCCACGATTTCTCAAAAAGCACTTGTGCAGGGGAATTTAGTTCCTTTGGTAGTACGAGCCCTGTAATGGCATATAATTTTTTATTGTTGGCAAATGCTTCCCATACCCTATAGGCCCAATCTTTATGAACTTCAACATCGTCATCAGTGAATGAAACTATCATTTGAGAGCTTTCAACCACTCCCCTATTCCTAGCAATAGACAGTCCTGGTCTGGCCTCCTTAAAATATTTGACTTTATTATAGACACTCACCAAATCCTTGGTTTGATCATCATGAGGTGCATTGTCTATAACTATAACCTCAGCCGGTAAACTATCCATCCCCATAATTGAATCTAGGCATCGCTTTAAATCCTTAGCCCTATTGCGGGTACAGATTATTATGGAAATGGGTAATTCTTTTGGATGTTCAATATGGGTGAATTTTAAAAATGCTTTTTCAAGAAAAATCCTTAAATCATCACCTCTTCCCTCTAAGATCATTCTCTTCCAATCTACCCTTTGCAGCGCATCTTGGTTTTGTATATAAAACCCAAGAGTAACTTTAATGGAGTCAACTACTTTTTGATAAAAAATATTAGAGGAAATCTTAGTATTTGGAGCCAGTTCCAAATCACCAAGCGGGATCTCCCTCCACCAAATTGTTAAATACACTCCCTGATTTCCTGTCACAGTAAAGCTTGGTATGGTCAAGTTTTCAAGAAAAAGATGACAAACTTTATAAGAAAAATTCTCTTTCATTACAATGAGCTATATTAAGTGTAGAATTACTCAATATATTTTATTTCTATTTCAAAACCATACCATCTATTTATCTGAAAGAGCATTTAATTTATCATAAATTTTAGATAGTTCACTATTTAATTCATTAACATCTATAGTGAGATATTTCTCACATTGCTTAAAATTATATTCAACAATTTCAGGGTCATAAATGAATGAATCAGGGCTTTGCTCCGCTCTGTAAAATTTAAAAGGCTCGTAGCAAGGTGACTCTGCTTCAATAATAGGAATCGCTCCACAAATCATGGCCTCAAAAAAACGATAGGTCCATGGACACCCAACATCACCCGAGGGACATAGTATAAATTCTGCTTGAGATTGAATTCGAAAATATTCATCATCCCATGCTTTCCCTGGGAATTTCCTTCCTCTCAAGGATTCTGTAATTATTAGCTTATCAAAATTTTTAAAAATTTTACTTAAATTTTTAAAAATAGGGTAATCAATAAAAACTCTACCGGATAATCCCATATATCCTTTCACCTTAGCTGTTAGAAATGTCTGCAACCATATTTTTCGAGCTTTGTTGATTTTACCAATAAAGGCAAATTTGTATTTCCTTTTTTCCGGCCATAATTTCCTGCAATAGGTAAGCATTTCATGTGGAAGGATCAATGGTCGAGAAAGCGTTCCGATTTTGGTCTCTGGAGTAATGGTTTTATGAGAAACAAGAATATCTGAAATAACAGTAACATCCTCACTATCTGGCTGAATCAATTCGTATTTAACTGGAAAAAAATCTTTAAGTATTTTAAACCGATTATCTTGCCATGGCTCAACACACAATGTGAAATCAGTTTCCATTACAGCTTGAGCCATTCTTATTTCCTGCAAATACTCGTACGTCAAAGGAAAAGTAATTTTTTTCATACCTAAATGCTTAATTAAAATCTTAAAATTGAAAATTATACTAAGGTTTTATTTTTTGTTTAGCAAATAATCCTTTATTCAAAAATTTTATCACTTTATTCTCTAAAACTTATCCTTTATAATAGCCCAATGATACTTTCTATAGAAAAATGATCAAATAATATAACGAATCTTTACACATCATTCAATCTAACAGGGAGCTAAAATTCAATAAATTATTAAATTAATTGTCAAAATTCTGCAAGGCTACCATCTTTTTAAAATTTGAAGACTCATTTGTAAGCGATTCAAAATTGCCATGATTTAAGATTTGACCATCTTTGAGCAAATAGATGATGTCTGAATTTTTTATGGTTGAAAGCCTATGGGCAATAACGATAATCGTATATTCTCCTCTTAATTGATCAAAATATTCTTGTATTTCTTTTTCCGTCTCTGAGTCTAGGGCAGATGTCGCTTCATCCAACACCAGTAGATCCACCTCCTTGTAGAGTTCCCTTGCAATCGCAATCCTTTGCTTTTGTCCTCCGGATATTAATATACCGGCATTCCCCAGGGGAGCATCTTCCTTCTCTGCTAAGCCTTCTAGAAATGTCAATAGTGAAGCTTTTTTTAAGGCGTTCTTGAATTTTATGAGATTTTCAGGTGTCTTTTCTGCCCAAGTGGTCACATTGTTAAACAAGGTATCGTTAAAGATGACCGGCTCTTGGGTAATGTAACCAATTTTGGATTGGTACTCATTCATATTGAGCTCACTTTGTTCTATCCCATTGATCCGAAATGATCCTTTCTCAATGGGAAGCAAGCCCGTGATTATATTGATTAAGGTGGTTTTACCACTTCCACTTGGCCCCACTAGAGCGATCGTTTTGTTCTTTGTTATTTCCAGATTGATGTTTTTCAGTAGGGGTTGCTGTCCATAGGAAAATTTCGCATCTATGAGTTCTATACTTTCTATCGTTTCTATTACCTCTCCACTATTGTAGTCCACCCTGTTGCTGTTCATGTCATGAAGAAATCCCTGAAAATTCTCTAATGAACCTGAAACATTTAAAAAGGTATTCCAGTAATTCTGGTAAACAATGATAGCGTTCAAGGCTCGGTAAAAGAAAAGAAGGCTGAGAATTATCGGACCTATATTGGTGCTGAAATAGAAAATCTGAATAAATATGATCCCTACCACCACAAATATCGACATCGGCTCCTTGGTCGCTATCAGAAGGGAGTTGAAAAAACCGATCTTACGGTTGCCTTGAGCTAGTGTAACGATGGTTTTTTTGAGTTTTTCACCAAACTTACTCGCCTGACCAGTTGCTCGAAGGTATTTGAAGTTATTGATCTGCTGCATTACCAAGCCATGAAAAATATGGCCATCTGCGGTTATTTTTCTAGAGGTTTGTTTGGTTTTCCTATACAGCTTGGTATAAAAGAAATTGGAAATCCCTCCCCCAATCCCTACCAAAAGAGCAAATTGTGGGTTGGAAAGAAAAGCAAGGGTAATGTAAACAACGATAGCCATTAAAGATTGCACACCGGCCATATAATTCCTATAAGCCCATGTGACCCGGTCCACTTCTCCGCTAAGTGTATTCTGGATTTTGCCTGAATCAACCTTAACAAAGTATTTGTAATTGACGCTGGAAATGCTCTCCACACCTGCAAAACGAATCTTTTTGATAAAGGTGGTCATCAATATGACTCCGAAGTAAGATTCCGCAAAACGAAACAAGCCTTTCATCCCAAAGAAAAATAGGATCATCAATAATACAGTCGTCAGTGTTAGCGGCAAACCAACAGCATTCAAGGTCTCCAGCAGGTATTTAAGGTTACCTATGTTCTGTTCATTGGGTTGGAAATCCGTGGATCCATCAACCATCTGAAGCAAAGGGATAAACATAGCCAAACCTAAGCCATCCATCAGCCCAACAGTGAAGCTGAGAATCAAGGCTAGGAAAATCTTATTCCCTAAATACAAATGAAAAAAACGAAAATCAGAAAACGATTTATTCAAGTAACTCTTCACCTTCTTAGCAATCATCATTGATAGTAGTTAAAATGTTAATCTAAGATTTAAAGAGGTTAATTTTGGGTTGGTAGGGAATGAAATCATGGAAATAAAGTAATCGCATTAAAGTTAAAATCACTACTAAATTTGTTAAGTGTCATTTTAATAGTGGTAGTGATTTTAACTAATTATATTCATCAATGAAAGAAGACCATTTGAACTAAAAACTAGACTTATGCGTCTTGGAACTAAAAATAGTCAAAAAGATAATTTTAATATCCAACCAGAAAGACCAGTTTTCCAAATACCAAAGGTCATGATTAGTCCTTTGTTTTTTCTGTTCAGAGGTTTCCAAAGGACCTCTCCACCCATTTACCTGAGCCCATCCTGTAATCCCAGGTTTATAATAATGCCTCACCATGTATTTATCTTCGCTTGCTTGCATCATTTGGTTCAAATGAACTCTATGAGGTCTAGGTCCAACAACACTCATATCCCCTAAAAGGACATTTATAAACTGAGGCAATTCATCAAGGCTATATTTACGAAGGACCTTTCCAATCTTAGTGATCCTTGGATCGTTAAAAGTGGTTGATTTTATTCCATTTTTGGGGTCATCGCAGCAACTCATCGTCCTAAATTTATGTAGGCGAAATGGCTTGCCATTTTTCCCAATTCTTTCAGGCAAGTATAGAACAGGTCCAGGAGAATCCAACTTGACCAGTACTCCAATAATTAAAAATATCGGACTCAATAAAATCAACATTATAAAAGAAAAAGCAACATCAAACAAATTTTTCAAGAGGTTAAAGTAGGCATTATCCAAGGGCAATTGTCTAGTATTAACAACTTCAATATTCCCGAACTGGTTCGTCTTATATTTTTCACCAAAAACTTCTTTATAATCAGGAATAAAATGAACCCTGGTCCCATGATAATCTGCTATTTTAACGATAGATTTAATTGAGTTCATTTCATGAAAGGGAAGTGCTATAATAATTTCGTTTACATTATTTTCACTAAGATAGCTATTCAAATTATCAAGATTAGTAACTGCTCTATCAGCATTAAACCCATGACTATTCTCTAAATTACAGTCTATAAAACCTTGTAATGAAGACTTGGAAAAAGGATTAGCAGTCAAAAATGATTCTACTTTTTGAGCTTGATTCCCATAACCTGCTACTAATATATTATTTATTTTACTACTCCTATCTTGATTGATCCTGAGACCTTGAAAAAGCAGAAGGTTGGTAAAAACTCCAAAAGCAGGAATCCCAAGAAGAATAGATGCATGTAAATTTCTAACCTCGTCTGGGAAAGAAAATATTAAAAAGACAAATACGATTATTCCTGTAAGAACAAGATATGTTTTAAGGAATTTACCTATTCTTAATTTTAAAAAATGCCTATTCCCTAAATTCTCATACAATTTATTAAAATTTCCAATCACTAACCATAGTATTAAAAGTGTAGGTAATATTAATAACTGCATTCTTT of the Cyclobacterium marinum DSM 745 genome contains:
- a CDS encoding glycosyltransferase family 2 protein, encoding MKENFSYKVCHLFLENLTIPSFTVTGNQGVYLTIWWREIPLGDLELAPNTKISSNIFYQKVVDSIKVTLGFYIQNQDALQRVDWKRMILEGRGDDLRIFLEKAFLKFTHIEHPKELPISIIICTRNRAKDLKRCLDSIMGMDSLPAEVIVIDNAPHDDQTKDLVSVYNKVKYFKEARPGLSIARNRGVVESSQMIVSFTDDDVEVHKDWAYRVWEAFANNKKLYAITGLVLPKELNSPAQVLFEKSWSFNKGYVNTEYNAKYWGEYLSIGPPVWDIGAGANMAFRKDVFNTLGYFDEKLGAGASGCSEDSEMWFRILNNNYEMEYRPLAVVFHKHRYKISELKSQIFQYMKGHVVAALVQQTQNKNAGYRKYVFLKLPKYYLKKVMKIWRGKGRNFKFIRNEIMGIFAGVFFYYKKYGN
- a CDS encoding ABC transporter ATP-binding protein; protein product: MMIAKKVKSYLNKSFSDFRFFHLYLGNKIFLALILSFTVGLMDGLGLAMFIPLLQMVDGSTDFQPNEQNIGNLKYLLETLNAVGLPLTLTTVLLMILFFFGMKGLFRFAESYFGVILMTTFIKKIRFAGVESISSVNYKYFVKVDSGKIQNTLSGEVDRVTWAYRNYMAGVQSLMAIVVYITLAFLSNPQFALLVGIGGGISNFFYTKLYRKTKQTSRKITADGHIFHGLVMQQINNFKYLRATGQASKFGEKLKKTIVTLAQGNRKIGFFNSLLIATKEPMSIFVVVGIIFIQIFYFSTNIGPIILSLLFFYRALNAIIVYQNYWNTFLNVSGSLENFQGFLHDMNSNRVDYNSGEVIETIESIELIDAKFSYGQQPLLKNINLEITKNKTIALVGPSGSGKTTLINIITGLLPIEKGSFRINGIEQSELNMNEYQSKIGYITQEPVIFNDTLFNNVTTWAEKTPENLIKFKNALKKASLLTFLEGLAEKEDAPLGNAGILISGGQKQRIAIARELYKEVDLLVLDEATSALDSETEKEIQEYFDQLRGEYTIIVIAHRLSTIKNSDIIYLLKDGQILNHGNFESLTNESSNFKKMVALQNFDN
- a CDS encoding exopolysaccharide biosynthesis polyprenyl glycosylphosphotransferase; the protein is MTHFQKRNVPILVCGDLVNLSLAFFISLYYVEINDAFLQRMQLLILPTLLILWLVIGNFNKLYENLGNRHFLKLRIGKFLKTYLVLTGIIVFVFLIFSFPDEVRNLHASILLGIPAFGVFTNLLLFQGLRINQDRSSKINNILVAGYGNQAQKVESFLTANPFSKSSLQGFIDCNLENSHGFNADRAVTNLDNLNSYLSENNVNEIIIALPFHEMNSIKSIVKIADYHGTRVHFIPDYKEVFGEKYKTNQFGNIEVVNTRQLPLDNAYFNLLKNLFDVAFSFIMLILLSPIFLIIGVLVKLDSPGPVLYLPERIGKNGKPFRLHKFRTMSCCDDPKNGIKSTTFNDPRITKIGKVLRKYSLDELPQFINVLLGDMSVVGPRPHRVHLNQMMQASEDKYMVRHYYKPGITGWAQVNGWRGPLETSEQKKQRTNHDLWYLENWSFWLDIKIIFLTIFSSKTHKSSF